TTTCCTTTCAGTTTCTCAAAAATAGATTGAATATCGGCAACCGTAGAGATCACGATACTTTTCGGATAAGGAACTCCACCTTCCAAAAGCTTAAGGGTCATATTTTTCCGAAAGCAATTTTCAATTCCAAATCCAGAATTCAAAACATTGACCCCATTATTTTGAAGAGATTGCAACTTTTTCACTAAAGTCTTTGTTCTCCCCATAGTCAGAATATTATCCTGCTTCACGGATGCTGAAGACAAAAATTCATCCTCGTTACAAAGCTCTACCGAGGCACCTTTTTCAGTCAGTTTTAAAACTACTTCATTGAATATGGCGGCATCATTCCCCACATGGTTGGGTGAAAAGCGATTTTTTCGAGTTACGCCTAAAATAGAAATCATATCGCTCATTTTACTAACTAACCTCCTCACTCAAAAATTGTTCTGCGACAACACGATCTTTTAAATGATCAATATCGACCACCTTTTCAAATACAAATGCTTCTACTTGTAAATCGTTTTCCAATAGAGCACGCTGAAAATTACGCATTCTGGAATTACCTGCTTCGACGGAGCTCAACGCACAGTCCATCGCCGCCTGACGAAAGCAGTAAATTCCCCCAGAAACGTACTTCGTTTTGGCGGTTGCCGTATCCAAAAAAGCTTCCACCCGAAGCTGCGAATTGGTGTTCACATAGAGCGGACTCTCATCGTCAACAAAAGGAGTTACAGCCATAAAAGCATCGGCCTGTTGATGTTGCTGAAATGCTTCTAAATAGGCATGAAATTCATGTGGCCTAAAAACCGTATCTGTTGTGGTTAGACAACAGGACGACCAATCGGGGTTGTTTTTGACAAGCAAGGCAAAACTATGCAATGAACTTGCAGTATCTTCCTCTATAAGCACAATAGGTAATTCAAACGTCGTTTTTTCCAAAAACAATTTCAGCTCCGGAGATTGTTTATTGATAATAACATGAACTCGTTGCGCTCCTTCTTTAACAAACACGCGAATCAATCGTTCAATTAATGGAACTCCATGTAATGGTAGCAAGGGTTTCGGTAAATTGAACCCCTCTTTTCGCAATCGAGAACCTTCTCCCGCCGCTATAATTGCAAATTCCATTTCTTCTAATTGCAAAATAAAATCATTTATAAAAAAGCAAAACCCCCGTCACTATCTCAGCGTTCGTAAGCGCAAAAGTCTACAGAGGGTTATATCACAAATCTTCAATACCGTAAAGATGTTGAAGAAAAAGGGGAAAAACTGTTTTTAGACAATTGTTTCCCCGCTCTTATTAAGTTAGCTTATTGAATACTATCGACTAGCTCCTGGTAATAATCCAGTCCTAAATGTGTGATTAAATCTTCACCCATAATGTGACGCAATGTATTTTGCAATTTCATCAATTGTTTGAAGATATCGTGTTCAGGAGGCAATCCTGGGGCTGTTTGAGGCGACTTCAAGTAGAATGACAACCACTCTTGAATACCCGACATGCCTGCACGTTGCGCCAAGTCAATAAACAAAGCCAAATCCAAGGCAACCGGTGCTGCTAAAATTGAATCGCGGCATAAGAAATTGATTTTAATCTGCATTTTGTAGCCCAACCAACCGAAAATATCGATGTTGTCCCAAGATTCTTTATTATCACCGTGTGGAGGATAATAGTTGATACGTACTTTATGGTAAAGGTCACCGTATAACTCAGGGTTCTTTTTCGCATCTAGAATTTCTTCCAATACCGATAATTTAGACACTTCTTTTGTTTTGAAATTTTCAGGATCATCCAATACTAATCCGTCACGGTTACCTAAGATATTCGTCGAAAACCAACCTTCAACACCCAAAGCTCTCGCTTGAAGACCAGGTGCCACAATTGTTTTCATCAATGTTTGACCTGTTTTAAAATCTTTACCTGCAATTGCTACACCATTTTCATGCGCCAACTCAACAATCGCTGGAACGTCACATGTTAAATTTGGTGCACCATTGACATACGGAGCGCCCTCTTTCAATGCCGCATAACAATAGATCATACTCGGTGGAATACGTTGATCATCATTATCTAACGCTTCCTCTAATTTAGCTAAGGTTGAAAAAGCTTCGTTTGTCTCAATATAACGCTCAGTAGATCCACACCATACCAATACAATACGATCTAATCCGTTTTTCTCTTTAAATTCACGAATATCACGTTGTACAGCATCTGCCAATTCACGGCGAGTTTTTTCAGATTTGATGTGCGTTCCGTCCAAATTTTTCACAAAATTACGGTCAAACACAGCTTTCATTGGTTGGATAGCCTCCAATTCAGCCTTAACAGCATCCAATTGACCTTGCTCCAATACCTGTGCTTTTGATGCAGCCTCATATACGTTATCTTCGTATACGTCCCAGCCACCAAAAACAACATCTT
The DNA window shown above is from Sphingobacterium thalpophilum and carries:
- a CDS encoding sugar phosphate nucleotidyltransferase; amino-acid sequence: MQLEEMEFAIIAAGEGSRLRKEGFNLPKPLLPLHGVPLIERLIRVFVKEGAQRVHVIINKQSPELKLFLEKTTFELPIVLIEEDTASSLHSFALLVKNNPDWSSCCLTTTDTVFRPHEFHAYLEAFQQHQQADAFMAVTPFVDDESPLYVNTNSQLRVEAFLDTATAKTKYVSGGIYCFRQAAMDCALSSVEAGNSRMRNFQRALLENDLQVEAFVFEKVVDIDHLKDRVVAEQFLSEEVS
- a CDS encoding inositol-3-phosphate synthase, producing the protein MGQQVKDANGKLGILIPGLGAVATTLIAGVASINKGFSKPIGSVSQLSRIRLGKRTENRNPLIKDFVPLAKLEDVVFGGWDVYEDNVYEAASKAQVLEQGQLDAVKAELEAIQPMKAVFDRNFVKNLDGTHIKSEKTRRELADAVQRDIREFKEKNGLDRIVLVWCGSTERYIETNEAFSTLAKLEEALDNDDQRIPPSMIYCYAALKEGAPYVNGAPNLTCDVPAIVELAHENGVAIAGKDFKTGQTLMKTIVAPGLQARALGVEGWFSTNILGNRDGLVLDDPENFKTKEVSKLSVLEEILDAKKNPELYGDLYHKVRINYYPPHGDNKESWDNIDIFGWLGYKMQIKINFLCRDSILAAPVALDLALFIDLAQRAGMSGIQEWLSFYLKSPQTAPGLPPEHDIFKQLMKLQNTLRHIMGEDLITHLGLDYYQELVDSIQ